One Arcobacter sp. F155 DNA window includes the following coding sequences:
- a CDS encoding diguanylate cyclase, with amino-acid sequence MKTLFKTFFFFLILLLPYTYLMAKKTQVTLQLSWLHQFEYAGYYAAKEKGYYDNIGLDVIIKEMNYLRKDSVIDDVLAGKINFAISYSSIIERYLNGDDLVFIANFLKHSPLVLVSQEGIRLPSNIRGKRFMGGSDALRNTAFHLMLKQFGISKDDFIDVPQTFSINDFIEKRVDVTSIFLTNQVYKLNKAGAKYNIINPENYGAEFYTNNLFTSKAQYLKYPNRVKAFKQATIKGWRYALENKEELVDIILKKYNSQNKSREELLFEANQIESLIVKSVYPLGSINLSRVKRIADTYVQMGIVKKQSRIDKLKEFVLEPVTNNPILTKKQKKYLEKKKELTLCIDPNWMPFEEIDKKGRHIGLSSEYFDIFRKELGFPITLVKTESWTQTLDYLRTRRCDILSLGMKTKDREEYLNFSAPVISTPLVLATKPDIPFIDNISNLEGRKIGIVKDYSFEKTLKRKYPFLDFVSVKSVDDGLLKVINGELFGFVGALPIAAYKFQESYLGQLKIAAKFDEKLVLSMGFRNDEPELSMIFSSLLSQIAPETRDYIYNKYVAISYESRKDYALVIYTIFFFVFIIVFFVYWNRKLRLQKEQTEKLLYELKLTEKLLEEKNEKLEKLYITDKLTNIYNRQKLDTELEKEIYRSSRTGYKFSLILIDIDHFKEVNDEYGHQVGDKVLIEFAKVLGRDLRRMDVLGRWGGEEFLIICPYTDEKGVQAKAEYIRESIEKEIFPYIGKKTASFGVTTFRHTDTEETILNRADKALYEAKNQGRNKSVFLI; translated from the coding sequence ATGAAGACTCTATTCAAAACCTTTTTTTTCTTTCTTATTCTTTTATTACCATATACTTATTTAATGGCTAAAAAAACACAAGTTACACTTCAACTTTCATGGTTACATCAGTTTGAATATGCAGGGTATTATGCTGCAAAAGAGAAAGGTTATTATGACAATATAGGCCTTGATGTAATTATAAAAGAGATGAATTACCTTAGAAAAGATTCTGTTATTGATGATGTATTAGCTGGTAAAATTAATTTTGCTATCTCTTATTCAAGTATTATTGAGAGGTATTTAAATGGTGATGATTTAGTATTTATTGCAAACTTTTTAAAGCATTCACCTTTAGTTTTAGTTAGTCAAGAAGGAATTAGGCTTCCAAGTAATATTCGTGGAAAAAGGTTCATGGGTGGAAGTGATGCTTTAAGAAATACAGCTTTTCATCTAATGCTAAAGCAGTTTGGTATTTCAAAAGATGATTTTATAGATGTTCCTCAAACTTTTAGTATAAATGATTTTATAGAAAAGAGAGTTGATGTAACTTCTATTTTTCTTACTAATCAAGTATATAAACTAAATAAAGCAGGTGCCAAATATAATATTATAAATCCAGAAAATTATGGTGCAGAATTTTATACAAATAACTTATTTACTTCAAAGGCTCAATATTTAAAATATCCAAATAGAGTAAAAGCTTTTAAACAAGCCACTATAAAAGGCTGGAGATATGCTTTAGAAAATAAAGAAGAGCTTGTTGATATTATTTTAAAGAAATATAACTCTCAAAATAAATCAAGGGAAGAACTTCTTTTTGAAGCAAACCAAATAGAGAGCTTAATAGTAAAGTCAGTATATCCTTTAGGAAGTATAAATTTAAGTAGAGTAAAAAGAATTGCAGATACTTATGTTCAAATGGGTATTGTAAAAAAACAATCAAGAATAGATAAGTTAAAAGAGTTTGTTTTAGAACCAGTAACAAATAATCCAATACTTACAAAGAAACAAAAAAAATATTTAGAAAAGAAAAAAGAGTTAACTTTATGTATCGACCCGAATTGGATGCCTTTTGAAGAGATTGATAAAAAAGGAAGACATATAGGTTTAAGTAGCGAGTACTTTGATATATTTAGAAAAGAGCTTGGTTTTCCTATTACTTTAGTTAAAACAGAAAGCTGGACTCAAACTTTGGATTATCTAAGAACAAGAAGATGTGATATTTTATCTTTAGGAATGAAAACCAAAGATAGAGAAGAGTATTTAAACTTTTCTGCTCCTGTTATTTCAACACCTTTAGTATTAGCAACAAAACCTGATATTCCCTTTATTGATAATATTAGTAATTTAGAAGGAAGAAAAATAGGGATTGTAAAAGACTACAGTTTTGAGAAGACTTTAAAAAGAAAATATCCTTTTTTAGATTTTGTGAGTGTAAAAAGTGTTGATGATGGTTTATTAAAAGTGATAAATGGAGAGTTGTTTGGTTTTGTTGGGGCTTTACCAATAGCTGCATATAAGTTTCAAGAGTCTTATTTAGGACAATTAAAAATAGCTGCAAAGTTTGATGAAAAACTAGTCTTAAGTATGGGGTTTAGAAATGATGAACCTGAGTTAAGTATGATTTTTTCTAGTTTATTATCACAAATAGCGCCAGAAACCAGAGACTATATTTACAATAAATATGTAGCGATTTCCTATGAGAGTAGAAAAGATTATGCTTTAGTTATATATACAATCTTCTTTTTTGTATTTATTATAGTCTTCTTTGTATATTGGAATAGAAAGTTAAGACTACAAAAAGAACAGACAGAAAAACTATTATATGAGTTAAAACTTACCGAAAAACTTTTAGAAGAAAAAAATGAGAAACTAGAAAAACTATATATTACAGATAAGCTAACAAATATCTATAATAGACAAAAATTAGATACGGAGTTAGAAAAAGAGATTTACAGAAGTAGTAGAACAGGATACAAGTTTTCTCTTATTTTAATTGATATTGACCATTTTAAAGAAGTAAATGATGAATATGGTCATCAAGTTGGAGATAAGGTATTAATTGAGTTTGCCAAGGTTTTAGGAAGAGACTTAAGAAGAATGGATGTTCTAGGAAGATGGGGTGGAGAAGAGTTCCTAATAATTTGTCCTTATACTGATGAAAAAGGTGTTCAGGCAAAAGCTGAATATATAAGAGAATCAATAGAAAAAGAAATTTTTCCTTATATTGGTAAAAAAACGGCAAGTTTTGGAGTCACTACATTTAGGCATACAGATACAGAAGAGACTATTTTAAATAGAGCAGATAAAGCTTTATATGAAGCAAAAAATCAAGGTAGAAATAAAAGCGTATTTTTGATATAG
- the ybaK gene encoding Cys-tRNA(Pro) deacylase, which translates to MTPAINFLKKNKCEFSIHKYDHDPLCENYGLEAVEKLNLDANQVFKTLLVELNPKELAVGIIPVSSKMSLKSIAKALGAKNAIMANKDEAQKVTGYLLGGISPFGQKKRLRTVLDESALNFEKIYVSGGKRGIDIEVKVKDIEKLLKLKIMDICIK; encoded by the coding sequence ATGACTCCTGCAATTAATTTTCTTAAAAAAAATAAATGTGAATTTTCTATACATAAATATGACCATGACCCCTTATGTGAAAACTATGGCTTAGAAGCTGTAGAAAAACTAAACTTAGATGCAAACCAAGTATTTAAAACTCTTCTTGTGGAACTAAATCCCAAAGAGTTAGCTGTTGGTATTATTCCTGTTAGTTCTAAAATGTCTTTAAAAAGTATAGCTAAGGCTTTGGGTGCAAAAAATGCAATTATGGCAAATAAAGATGAAGCTCAAAAAGTAACTGGATATTTATTAGGTGGTATTTCTCCTTTTGGTCAAAAAAAGAGATTAAGAACAGTATTAGATGAAAGTGCATTAAACTTTGAAAAGATATATGTAAGTGGAGGAAAAAGAGGTATAGATATAGAGGTAAAAGTAAAAGATATTGAAAAGTTACTAAAACTTAAAATTATGGATATCTGTATCAAATAA